In Crinalium epipsammum PCC 9333, the following are encoded in one genomic region:
- the era gene encoding GTPase Era produces MMEHDQEISAIDNLDISAFRIPVAPEGYKSGFVGIIGRPNVGKSTLMNQMVGQKIAITSPIAQTTRNRLRGILTTPQAQFIFVDTPGIHKPQHKLGEVLVRNAKIAIDSVDVLVFVVDGAVDAGGGDRFIADLLNNTKTPVILGLNKIDQEPVKNQQREYIDQTYTELAKPHNWQIAKFSALTGEGIETLEQVLIDHLEPGPYYYPPDLVTDQPERFIMGELIREQILLLTREEVPHSVAVTIDVVEEDVKITRVLATIYVERDSQKGILIGKGGAMLKAIGSAAREQMQKLIAGKVYLELFVKVQPKWRQSRLHLAELGYRVEE; encoded by the coding sequence ATGATGGAACATGACCAGGAGATTTCAGCAATAGATAACTTAGACATATCAGCTTTTAGGATTCCGGTAGCGCCAGAAGGGTATAAATCTGGGTTTGTGGGGATTATCGGACGACCAAATGTTGGTAAGTCTACGCTGATGAATCAAATGGTAGGACAAAAAATTGCGATTACTTCCCCAATTGCACAGACGACGCGCAACCGTCTTAGAGGTATTTTAACTACACCACAAGCGCAATTTATTTTTGTAGATACCCCTGGAATTCACAAACCACAGCATAAGCTGGGTGAGGTGTTGGTGCGAAATGCCAAAATTGCGATTGATTCGGTGGATGTGTTGGTGTTTGTGGTAGATGGGGCGGTGGATGCTGGAGGAGGCGATCGCTTTATTGCCGATTTATTGAATAATACTAAAACACCTGTAATTTTAGGTTTAAATAAAATTGACCAAGAACCCGTAAAAAATCAACAACGGGAATATATCGATCAAACTTATACTGAATTAGCAAAACCGCACAATTGGCAGATAGCAAAATTTTCTGCCTTAACTGGGGAAGGGATAGAAACCCTCGAACAGGTATTAATTGATCATTTAGAACCAGGTCCTTATTATTATCCCCCCGATTTAGTAACAGATCAACCGGAACGCTTCATCATGGGAGAATTAATTCGGGAGCAAATTTTGCTGCTAACCCGTGAAGAAGTTCCCCACTCCGTAGCTGTGACTATCGACGTGGTAGAAGAAGATGTAAAAATTACCCGTGTACTTGCCACTATATATGTAGAAAGGGATTCCCAGAAAGGGATTTTGATTGGTAAAGGTGGGGCTATGCTTAAGGCGATTGGAAGTGCGGCGCGGGAACAAATGCAAAAGTTAATTGCAGGAAAGGTTTATTTAGAATTATTTGTGAAAGTGCAACCCAAGTGGAGACAGTCGCGTTTACATTTGGCGGAATTGGGTTATCGGGTAGAAGAGTAA
- a CDS encoding DUF4926 domain-containing protein: protein MIKPELLDIVEILVNLPEYQQFVGAQGTIVECYDSENFEIEFSNEDGETTALCALSSQQFIVIWKAAKKQWLTPADKIAAIFNNLSEAKREEVLDFARFLYQKA from the coding sequence ATGATTAAACCAGAATTACTAGACATCGTAGAAATCCTTGTTAATCTGCCAGAATATCAACAATTTGTTGGCGCTCAAGGAACTATTGTTGAATGCTACGACAGCGAGAATTTTGAAATTGAATTTAGCAACGAAGATGGGGAAACCACTGCATTATGCGCCTTATCTTCTCAGCAATTTATAGTAATTTGGAAAGCCGCAAAAAAACAATGGCTCACACCTGCCGATAAAATCGCCGCCATTTTTAATAACCTATCGGAAGCCAAACGCGAAGAAGTTCTAGATTTTGCCCGTTTTCTCTATCAAAAAGCTTAA